The Maridesulfovibrio bastinii DSM 16055 genomic interval GCCGACTGCCGTTTAATTGCCGAAAAGGCTTTGTCCGCAGAATCAGGTGATGAAGTCAGAGAATTGCTGGAAAAATAATTAGGATGCAAAAGCCCGGTTTCAATTGAGCCGGGCTTTTTTGTTTATAAGGAGATTGAAGGTTGAGTGAAAAAAATGAAGGTTCCATAAGTCTGCTTGGGGCAGTTTCCATAGGAATCGGTGGCATGGTCGGCGGAGGAATTTTTGCTGTTCTAGGCGTTGCTGTTTCCATGGCTCACGGCGCAACACCTCTGGCATTTATCATCGCCGGAATAATTTCCATGCTGACAGCCTACTCCTACGCAAAACTGTCCGTTGTCTTCCCGAGTCAGGGCGGAACTGTTGTTTTTCTTGATCAGGCCTTCGGCAGAGACAGCCTTACTGGCGGCTTTAATTTTGTTCTCTGGCTCAGTTATCTGGTCACGCTCGCCCTTTATGCCACGGCTTTTGCCTCGTATGCTGAAACATTTTTTTCACATCAGTCTTTTTTTCTCCATCATACCTTAATAAGTGCAGCCATTATCCTGCCGTCACTGCTCAATCTAGTCGGGGCGGAGATCATAAGCCGTTCGGAAACAATCATCGTTGTTTTGAAGCTTGTTCTGCTGGCTGTAGTGATTGCCTCCGGGATTGCTTTTATTGAACCGGACAGGCTCGCAGTTTCAAACTGGGCTCCTGTCTCATCCATCATTCCCGCTGGGATGGTTATTTTTGTCGCTTATGAAGGGTTCGAACTGATTGCTAATTCCGCAGAGGATATAAAAAATCCGGCGGTAAATCTTCCTAGGGCATTTTATCTTTCAGTGGGGCTGGTTATCGCCCTCTACGTGCTTGTTGCCGTATTAACCGTTGGTGTGGTGCCTGAAGATGTGATTGCCTCAGCAAAAGATTACGTTCTTGCGGAAGCCGCCCGTCCGGCTCTGGGGCAGTTCGGATTCTCGTTGGTGGGTGTCTCCGCTATGCTGGCTACATTTTCAGCTATTAATGCCACTATTTATGGAAACGCCCGGCTGGGATTTATTCTGGCAAAGGAAAAAGAACTGCCGGAAATAATGGAACGCAAAGTCTGGAATCAGCCTTCAGGAGTTCTGATTGTAGGTGCGCTTTCATTACTTATGGCAAATTTTCTCGATCTTCAGGCTATATCAGTCATAGCCAGTGCCGGGTTTCTGCTGATATTTTCAGGAGTGAATCTGGCTGGTTTTTTCCTTGCGGAAAAAATAAAAGCCCGCAAGACTCCCATGCTTGTCGGGTTTATTGTCTGCCTTGGAGCACTTGTAACTTTGTTATGGCGTTCAGCATACGATAATCCTGAAGCCTGCTGGGCATTTTTTGCTTTCATAGCGGCTTCATTCTTATTTGAAGCCGCTATGGGAAAATTGAACTCATCCAAAATCAGAGCATGGCATGAGTTCCGCAAAAAGTAATGTTATTCAATATGGTGAAAAGGATTAACAACCCTCTGGGCTATCTTCCCCGTGCCGAGGATTTTGACCTCTGAAACTCCGTCTACTTTAGCGGCTTTTTCCATAATCTGATCGTAAAGCCGACATGAAACGCTGGTGTTGAGCCTTGTTGAATTGATGCTTACGACGCCACTGTCTGCTGTAACTTCAGCCATCGGAGCCACATCAATAATGGCGACTTTTACGGTTGCAGCCAGCGCCAGATCATCAAGCCATTTCTGCGCTTTTTCTGTTGTTTTGAAAGCTCCCTTTTTGACCTGTTCGCAGATTATTTCTACAGCATCTTCCACCTTGAATGTCCCGATATGCAGGGTCATGTCATAGAGTCTGCTGTCCCATGGGTCTATTCCGTAAATCTGCAAGCCCCATTTGCGGCGTTCTTCATCATCCTTTCTGAGAATATATTCAGCTTTTTCTGCTGAAATGTTTTCACGGGTCATTTCTTCTGCGACTCTGGTATTAATGTCGGCAGTAATCCTTATTTTGAAAACATTGGGAATATTCATCAGAAAATAGTGTCCGGCAAGACCGTGATAAACAAGATTATCTTTTCTTGCCGACTGTAGGAGCGCGCTTCTTATATGGGCAAGATAGCGTTCCTTGCCGTGGACAAAACGGTTGAGGACCGAAGGAGAGTCGTGCAGAGCCCTGACAAGTTTTATTTCAGGTATGTTGAACTCTTCTGAAGATTCCAGAATGATATCTCTTGATGTACAGGAATATCCCAGACACGAAGCGACTTTCTCCGCTATTTCTTTTCCTTTGCTGTATGAGCCTCTTGAAATTGTTATTATCGCCATAGCTTAATCCTTTGGTTATGATTGAGTGTATTGTTGTTTAGGATGTTTTTAAAATATCATAATAATCAGAACCGGCAAATATCAAAAACAGTCTAAGTTTGTTTATATTAAATATTTATGTGGTGATTACAGCCCGTCATTAATGTTCTTAATACGCCATTTGTAATTAACAGTAGCAGATCGTTTATTCGATCGCACGACTTAATGAAACACAATGCTAAGTTTCAGGCTTATTGTGTCAGCTTAATTCTGTTGAGGCTTGTTTCCTTTCAGAAATAGTCTTAGCCTTTATGGCATAAGTGTTGCTTTTAATTTAAAAGTCAACGTTTTTATAGAAAATTTGCTACAATATTGTATTAAAATTCAAAAATGTCGGATTCTACACCGCAAAAAAGGGAAAATTATGAAGACTCTCGATAAATTGATGGCTTCGGTTATAGAGTCCGGGCAACAGGATACTCCTGACCCCGCAGACCTTGATCTGCTCCTTTATTCTCCATGCCCGGTCAAGCTGGCAGTTAAAGAACGGCTTGACGCTGTAATCAAGGCTTATGAAGAGGAGAATGATCCAATAAAAATTCATATCCCCATGGGTTGCACTTCTGTGGACCCTTTTGATCCTCTGCATTACGAAAGTGATCCGGACAAACTTCCTTCAATCATTGCTTCAATCGGTTTTGGTGATTTTTTCCGCAAAGGATTTTCAGATAAATTTGTAAAGACCGGGCTTTTTGAAGCTGTTCTGCCTGAAAAAGTCACCCCGCTGCATGAAAAGGCCGGGATAGTTGATCCTAAAGGTCATTACACCGTCTATGCCCTGACCCCTTATATTTTCATGGTTGATAAGCAGCGCCTCGGTGATACTCCTCCGCCTGAAAAGTGGGCCGATCTGCTGGACCCCAAGTATCGCGGCCAGATCAACATGTGCGGAGACGGTGATGATATGGCTGATGCCGTACTTATGCTGATTTATAAGGATTTTGGTATGGAAGGCATCAAAAAGCTTGCCGCCAATGCCAACGGTCTTATGCACTCTTCAAGAATGGGAAAATCAGGCGGAGCAGAGAAGGGCGGAGGCATCTATATTCTTCCGTATTTTTTTGCAGAAACATCCAAACAGCCTGAGTATATGGAAGTTATCTGGCCCAAAGACGGTACGGCCGCAAGTCCCATATATTTTCTGGCCAAAAAGGACGCCCGGCCCCGGATCGACAAAATTTTAGAGTTTTTCATCAAAGGATTCGGAGAGATTCCCAGCGCGCAATGGTTTCTGCCGTTAGGTGGACCGCTTCCACCAACCCATGCTCCTGAAAATACAATTAAATGGGTTGGATGGGACTTTATTTATGATAATGATATAACTGTATTGCGTGATGAATTGAACGGAACTTTCAGAAAGCTTGTCAAGGAGACATTTTGAGACTTGTAACTGTTGCCGGACCTCCTTCATGCGGTAAAACGTCTATATTGACCAAAGCCTGCTCTGATCTTCTTGCTAAGGGAATTTCATGCGCTGTAGTCAAATTCGACTGCCTGCAGACTAAGGATGACGATATTTATGCGAGGGCCGGTATTCCTTCAACTGCTGTGCTTTCCGGCGGTCTTTGTCCTGATCATTTTTTTGCCACTAATCTGGAAGAAGCTTTCAGCTGGGCAGAAGGGACAAATGCCGAGTGCTGTATTATCGAGACTGCAGGACTCTGCAATCGCTGCTCTCCGCACATGCGCGGAGTGCTGGGAATTTGCGTTATTGATAACCTTATGGGCATTGAGGCTCCTAAAAAAATAGGCCCTATGCTTAAGCTGGCAGACCTTGTACTGGTGACCAAAGGTGATCTTGTTTCACAGGCTGAACGCGAGGTTTATCGGCATCGCATCCGTCAGATGAACAAGAAAGCGGTTATAAGAAATATTAACGGACTTACCGGACAGGGATGCCGTGACCTTGCAACTGTTTTGAGCATGGCTCCGGATATAAAAACAGTAACTGAAATGCGGCTGCGTTTTGCAATGCCTGCTGCGGTCTGCTCTTATTGTCTTAGTGAAACAAGAATCGGTAACAGATATCAGAAGGGCAATGTGAAAAAAGCTGTTTTCGGAGGTTCTGATGCACGGTGATTTTTTAAGTCTCAATAGCCTTACTGTTATTGCCGGGCAGGATAAATCAGGTAATGCCGAAGGAAATGACATTGTTTTTTCGCCCGGAGAAATAACAGCCCTTCTGGGACCAACGGGCTCCGGCAAAAGTAGGTTCCTGTATGATATTGAATCCCTTGCTGATTGCGATACTCCATCAATGAGGACTGTACTTCTTGATGGAGTAAAGCCTGACCCCGACAGCCGTTTCGAGTTGCAGGGCCGGCTTGTTGCCCAGCTTACTCAGAATATGAATTTTGTTCTGGATATGGGGGTTTATGATTTTATCTGCACTCATGCGGAAAGCAGAAGTGTTGACGATCCTGAGGAGACCGCCTGCAAAGTTCTTGCAGCTGCAAATGAACTGGCCGGGGAGAATTTTGAACGTGAAACCCAGCTTACTCAGCTTTCCGGGGGACAATCCAGAGCCCTTATGATTGCTGATGCTGCGCTTTTAAGCTGGTCTCCTATTCTGCTGATTGATGAAATTGAAAATGCCGGTGTTGATAAAATCAGGGCCTTGGAGCTGCTTGTCAAAAGCGATAAAATTGTTGTCATTGCCACTCATGATCCCGTCCTTGCCCTTTCAGCCGACCGTAGACTGGTTATTGAAAACGGAGCGGTAAGGGATATCATGCATCGTTCCGAAGCTGAAGAGAACCTCCTGAAAAAGCTTGAAGCAATGGAGAGTGAATATTCAAAAATTCGTTCTAAACTCAGGAAAGGTGAGTCTTTGGAGTAATTTTAATATAGTTTATAACTAGTTCTGTACTTCATATAGTACGGCTGATAACCGCCGGATAGCAGAGACCTGATAACAGGCCCGCTATCCGGTTTTTATTATTTGAAATATTAATAAAGATGATATAGTTTTCCATTCAATTATGGTGCTGGTTATATCTTTGTAATAAGTGTGGCTGCCCGGCAGTCAGCTAAAACATAAAAAAAGGGTGGTTTTTAATGTTCAGTGCTGGAAAGATTAAAAATTTTATTTTTTTAGTTGTTTTTTGTGCCGGGCTGATAATCCCCGCCAGCATTTTTGCGCAGGGAGCAGATTCAGGCTCCCCGAGACTTTTTTTGAATGGCAGAAGTTTTGATCCTCTTGATGGCGCATCCGGTTCTGTTATCTTTAAAAGCCCTGCCAATGAGACCTCCAAATCTGTGAATAAAGAAACCGGTAGTTCGGATAATTCATATTATATAGTTCAGTTTTCAGGTCCGGTTAAAGCTGAGTGGAAGCAGGCTCTAACCGATATCGGAGCTGTTATTTTTGATTATATTCCGCAATATGCGTTTATAATCAGCGCCGATGAAAGTGCTGAAGGTGAAATTGAAACTCTGGATTTCGTCCGTTGGATTGGAGAGTATGAACCTGAGCTTACTCTGACAAATAATGCATATGACATTACCCCCGAGGAACTTCAGAAACAGGATAGTTACGCAAAACTCAGGATAATAGCTTTCCCGGATGTCGATGTGGATTCATTGGTCGATGAAATTATTTCTCGTGGAGCAATTGTTGATAGTGACAGTTCTTCAGAGCGAAGTGTTGTTATAGACATCAGAATACCAATGAAAAATATTGAAGGGCTTAAAGCGATAAGCGGAATTAAAAGTATTGAAAAACAGCCCTCGCATCACATCAATAATAATATTTCAACCGGGATTATTAGACTCCGTTCAGCTCAGGAGATAGAGTGGCCTGTTTCCGGCGGTAATTTATATGGTGAAGGACAGATTCTGGCTATATGTGATACCGGGCTTGATACCGGTAACACAGCTAATATGCATCTGGATTTTAGTGACGGAAACAGTGGGTCAAGAGTTGTCGGATATGATGTCAATAGTGGTGCAAGTTCAGTCGATTATGCCGGGCATGGAACCCATGTCGCGGGTATTGCCGTCGGCAATGGAATGCGCTCCGGTTCCGAACCGTCCAACAACTATTTTCCTGATACATGTTTTGCCGGTGCTGCCCCGAAGGCAGAGCTTTATTTTACTGCAATGGCCGATGTAAACGGTAATCTTGCGGGTATTCCAGCTAATCTTGCCAATTTATTTCAGCCTTCTTACGATGCCGGAGCAAGAGTTTGCTCCAACAGCTGGGGAAGTTCCGGTATGGGCGGATACAGCAGTGAATGCAGAGACGTTGACCTGTTTATGTGGAATCACAAAGATTATCTCGTTCTTTTTGCTGCCGGGAACGCAGGCAGAGATAAAGACATGAATGGCATAATCGATCCCTACAGCAGTGACACTCCTGCCAGTGCAAAAAATTGTCTCAGTGTCGGTGCCAGCGAATCTTACCGTATGGGGGAATCGGAAGGCTATGCAAGTGACAGCTGGGGAACTTTCAGAACTTATGGGGAACCAGTTAAATCTGACCTTACTTCAGACAAACCTTATGGCATTGCAGCCTTTTCTTCCCGCGGTCCGACAATTGACGGCAGATTCAAGCCTGACGTTGTGGCTCCGGGAACCAATATACTTTCTACAAAGAGTTCAGCTACATCCGGACAGGGATGGGGCGCATATAATGACTATTACCAGTGGATGGGAGGAACCAGCATGTCTACTCCACTGGTTGCCGGAACAGCGGTCATCATGCGTGAATATTTAATGAAAGAAGAGGGATTTGCTGATCCCAGTGCGGCGCTTGTCAAGGCAGCTCTTTTAAACGGAGCGGAATCTCTGGTTCCGGGGCAGTATGGTGAGAGTAATGAGCAGGAAGTTCTTTCAATGCCTGATAATTCTCAGGGGCATGGTAGGGTTGATTTCGAATCATCTGTGAATGCTGATAGTGATTTTAAGATTTATTATTACGACATAGATACCGAAGCTCCTGCTGATAGCAGTTATTCAAAAACTTTTCAGTTTACTGTTGGCAGCAGTCAGAAACCGTTTAAAGCCACGCTTGACTGGACAGACTATCCGGGATCGGAGGTCTCGTTAGGAGGACTTGTAAATGATCTTGATCTTAGAATTAAGAAACCTGACAATACCTGGGTTTACCCTAACAATGCCCGTGACCTGGGAACAATAGTCAGGGAGATGTATGTAAATACTGCTACTGGCTTTTACTCCGCTGACAAGATTGCCCTTTCCATAGACCCATCCTCTTTTACTTCATATCCTGTAACTCTCGAATCAGTAGGTCTTGCTTTCAGTAATGATGAAAGTATCGCTTCTCCCGTTTCTGTTGTCGTCTATAGTTATTCCAACGGGACTGTCGGCAGAGAACTCTTTAGAAAAGATTATGCTTATATACCGACTGGTGAGACAGCTGTTCCGGTTGGTATCGTTATCAATGAAGGAAATATTCTTATCTCAGTTGAAAAAAGTAACGAGAATCTTGGAATCTACGTTGGAGCAGACAGCGGCAAGGGATTAGCTTATGAGTCCGATGCCTGGACCACGGTGCCGATTACTCCGGCAATTATGGGATTTTTCAGATTAAACGCACCTTCATCAGATTTTGACCGTGTAAATAACGTTGTCTCTGTGGAAATACCTGAGCCGGAAGTTGGAACCTATACAGTTGAAGTGAGCGCACATAATATTCCCAAGGGACCACAACCGTATGCTCTTGTTGTGAGTGCTCTGGCAGATGAACCTTCTATAAGTGATGACGTTGAGTTGAATCCTTCTCAGGTAAATTCTCCGATAGCAACTTTACTGACAGAAAACTGCTACCCGAACGATGTCAGCACAGTGAACTCTAATTACGGCACATCTCTGACAACTGTTTACG includes:
- a CDS encoding APC family permease; translation: MSEKNEGSISLLGAVSIGIGGMVGGGIFAVLGVAVSMAHGATPLAFIIAGIISMLTAYSYAKLSVVFPSQGGTVVFLDQAFGRDSLTGGFNFVLWLSYLVTLALYATAFASYAETFFSHQSFFLHHTLISAAIILPSLLNLVGAEIISRSETIIVVLKLVLLAVVIASGIAFIEPDRLAVSNWAPVSSIIPAGMVIFVAYEGFELIANSAEDIKNPAVNLPRAFYLSVGLVIALYVLVAVLTVGVVPEDVIASAKDYVLAEAARPALGQFGFSLVGVSAMLATFSAINATIYGNARLGFILAKEKELPEIMERKVWNQPSGVLIVGALSLLMANFLDLQAISVIASAGFLLIFSGVNLAGFFLAEKIKARKTPMLVGFIVCLGALVTLLWRSAYDNPEACWAFFAFIAASFLFEAAMGKLNSSKIRAWHEFRKK
- a CDS encoding AAA family ATPase — translated: MAIITISRGSYSKGKEIAEKVASCLGYSCTSRDIILESSEEFNIPEIKLVRALHDSPSVLNRFVHGKERYLAHIRSALLQSARKDNLVYHGLAGHYFLMNIPNVFKIRITADINTRVAEEMTRENISAEKAEYILRKDDEERRKWGLQIYGIDPWDSRLYDMTLHIGTFKVEDAVEIICEQVKKGAFKTTEKAQKWLDDLALAATVKVAIIDVAPMAEVTADSGVVSINSTRLNTSVSCRLYDQIMEKAAKVDGVSEVKILGTGKIAQRVVNPFHHIE
- a CDS encoding ABC transporter substrate-binding protein encodes the protein MKTLDKLMASVIESGQQDTPDPADLDLLLYSPCPVKLAVKERLDAVIKAYEEENDPIKIHIPMGCTSVDPFDPLHYESDPDKLPSIIASIGFGDFFRKGFSDKFVKTGLFEAVLPEKVTPLHEKAGIVDPKGHYTVYALTPYIFMVDKQRLGDTPPPEKWADLLDPKYRGQINMCGDGDDMADAVLMLIYKDFGMEGIKKLAANANGLMHSSRMGKSGGAEKGGGIYILPYFFAETSKQPEYMEVIWPKDGTAASPIYFLAKKDARPRIDKILEFFIKGFGEIPSAQWFLPLGGPLPPTHAPENTIKWVGWDFIYDNDITVLRDELNGTFRKLVKETF
- a CDS encoding GTP-binding protein, with the protein product MRLVTVAGPPSCGKTSILTKACSDLLAKGISCAVVKFDCLQTKDDDIYARAGIPSTAVLSGGLCPDHFFATNLEEAFSWAEGTNAECCIIETAGLCNRCSPHMRGVLGICVIDNLMGIEAPKKIGPMLKLADLVLVTKGDLVSQAEREVYRHRIRQMNKKAVIRNINGLTGQGCRDLATVLSMAPDIKTVTEMRLRFAMPAAVCSYCLSETRIGNRYQKGNVKKAVFGGSDAR
- a CDS encoding ABC transporter ATP-binding protein, with protein sequence MHGDFLSLNSLTVIAGQDKSGNAEGNDIVFSPGEITALLGPTGSGKSRFLYDIESLADCDTPSMRTVLLDGVKPDPDSRFELQGRLVAQLTQNMNFVLDMGVYDFICTHAESRSVDDPEETACKVLAAANELAGENFERETQLTQLSGGQSRALMIADAALLSWSPILLIDEIENAGVDKIRALELLVKSDKIVVIATHDPVLALSADRRLVIENGAVRDIMHRSEAEENLLKKLEAMESEYSKIRSKLRKGESLE
- a CDS encoding S8 family serine peptidase, with product MFSAGKIKNFIFLVVFCAGLIIPASIFAQGADSGSPRLFLNGRSFDPLDGASGSVIFKSPANETSKSVNKETGSSDNSYYIVQFSGPVKAEWKQALTDIGAVIFDYIPQYAFIISADESAEGEIETLDFVRWIGEYEPELTLTNNAYDITPEELQKQDSYAKLRIIAFPDVDVDSLVDEIISRGAIVDSDSSSERSVVIDIRIPMKNIEGLKAISGIKSIEKQPSHHINNNISTGIIRLRSAQEIEWPVSGGNLYGEGQILAICDTGLDTGNTANMHLDFSDGNSGSRVVGYDVNSGASSVDYAGHGTHVAGIAVGNGMRSGSEPSNNYFPDTCFAGAAPKAELYFTAMADVNGNLAGIPANLANLFQPSYDAGARVCSNSWGSSGMGGYSSECRDVDLFMWNHKDYLVLFAAGNAGRDKDMNGIIDPYSSDTPASAKNCLSVGASESYRMGESEGYASDSWGTFRTYGEPVKSDLTSDKPYGIAAFSSRGPTIDGRFKPDVVAPGTNILSTKSSATSGQGWGAYNDYYQWMGGTSMSTPLVAGTAVIMREYLMKEEGFADPSAALVKAALLNGAESLVPGQYGESNEQEVLSMPDNSQGHGRVDFESSVNADSDFKIYYYDIDTEAPADSSYSKTFQFTVGSSQKPFKATLDWTDYPGSEVSLGGLVNDLDLRIKKPDNTWVYPNNARDLGTIVREMYVNTATGFYSADKIALSIDPSSFTSYPVTLESVGLAFSNDESIASPVSVVVYSYSNGTVGRELFRKDYAYIPTGETAVPVGIVINEGNILISVEKSNENLGIYVGADSGKGLAYESDAWTTVPITPAIMGFFRLNAPSSDFDRVNNVVSVEIPEPEVGTYTVEVSAHNIPKGPQPYALVVSALADEPSISDDVELNPSQVNSPIATLLTENCYPNDVSTVNSNYGTSLTTVYGDEAYFEVQTTVNSTISVRYAVTDLPELTPKWLKLARLFDNGTNKLFNYAEFEDYSDGNWWLTDISGRFINPVETLDRDSTYYVVSVLKDNGEYDSDRTFGTIEDPQILGLSSSSGSSGGCVIGYGHDYGTAMLIIIAVVSLLLRGIAFRRKRNL